Below is a window of Halomonas sp. Bachu 37 DNA.
TCCCAGTACCGGCACCTCACGGGGAATGAACTTCTCGAGCAAGGCGAGTTCGAGTTCATCGCGCTGGGGGTCGACGCGGACATCGAGTTGAACTTCGCCCCCGTAGAGGTGGGCCTGAATATCGTCGCCGCCGCCGATGATCAGCCCATCCAGGCTGTTCGGGAGCGCGCGCGAAGGGGAGAGACGCAGTGGGCGGCCACCATGGCGCCAGACGGCGAACCAGTCGAACCACCAGGCGATACGGCTCTTGGCATCGGAGGTAGTAATGCCGATTACAGGTCGTGTCATAGAGCGTCACTCTTCCCCTAGCCAATGGCGAAGTTTATCCAGCCAGCGAGTCACGGGGGAGCGGGAGTGGTCACTGATATATGCGGCACAGCGCGCTGCGAGTATGTCACGCCGCGCCGCCAGTTTTTCCACCTCCACCCAGCGGTTCCACTCCAGTACAGCGCCCCAGCCGGGCTGCGAAAGCTGCGCATTGGGTAGCCGGTAGTGGAAGGTCGGCCGTGGCTTGACCAGCTTGGTATGCATGAGTTCGTGAGGATGCTGTGGGCGCAGGAAAGCGAACAGGGGAAAAAGGTCGAGCTCGCGATTACGGGTCGGGTTGTAGTCGAGGTAGTCCGCGATCAGGCTGTCGATATCCGGGCTATAGCCGCTATCCAGCACCTTGAGGATGTACTCCTTGGGAAACGGATTGGCGTGGGGGAGCACTTCACGGGTGATGTCCACCTTGATCTCGTGACGTAGCCATTCGGCGAGCAGCAGATAAGCGCGCAGAACCGAAAGAATGTCCTCCGCTTCCAGGCTGGAGAGTTCGGGATTCAAGTGCAGGCCGAAACCGTATAGCAGGCTGGCATCGGTGCCCTTGGCGCCATGGCGGCGCAGTTCCTCGAAGAGGCTGTCGAGCGCCTCCAGGTCATCCCAGGGAATCGGCGGGCAGACCACTTCGGTGGGCACCAGACCGGTGACCATGTCGCCGATCAATTCCCGGGTCCAGGCATGGAATTCCAGGCGCATCTGATGGCGCTGGCGCTCCCACTCGCTATCCAATACGGTGGGTTGCTCGAGTAGCGTGGCGTCGGGGTGGGCATACTGAGTGTCCAGCTCGATTCCGAATTCGCCCCAGCGCGTGTTTTCCACCAGAAGCCGGTGCGGGCTGACGACGTTTAGCTCACCCCCGAACAGCTCGCGCACCAGCAGCGCGGTATCGCGGGGCGGGAGGCCTGCAAACTCGATCTCCACCCCGACACGACGGCGATGTCCTTCGTAGTTGAAGGGGTTGGGTGGTGCTTGCAACGTCATCTCGGCATCCTGTGAGGTGAACGAATAGGCGTGTCAGCCTATCATACCCCTGCGTTGGGCCTGGAGTAATGGCTTCGGGGAGGGACGCTTCGCTTATGCGATCGATGCGTCAAGCTCATGTACACGAGGCAGGAGAGAAGCGTGCCACGACACAAGGTAATCGAAGCCGGGGTAAGAGTGTTGATCGTTCTGCTTCTGGTGAGTATCGGTCTGATGTCGTCCCCGGTCCATGCGCAGGGGATGTCGCTGCCGGGCATGGGCAGTGATCAGGAGGAGACGGAGGCGAATGCCGAGGACTTCCAGCAGTCGCTGGATGACGTCATCGCGACCCTGGAAAATGATGAACGGCGCAGCGAGTTGCTCTCGAGCTTGCGTGAGCTGCGCACGGCTCAGGATACCGCTGAGGATTCCGGTGTGGTCCACCAGGGATTGCTGGGTGCCTTGGCGGATACCTTGACCGATCTGGGGGAGCAGGCCCAGGCCGGGAATTCCCCCATCGATGAATGGACCCGCCAGCTGCGCCAGGGCAGCCACGACCTGCGTGAGCTGGCATCCGGTGCCGAAGCCGGTGAAGCGATACGTAGCACCATGGAGGGCGCCGTGCTGGCTGTCATCTGGGGGGTGTTGCTGGCGGTGATGATCGCCCTTGGCCGGCTGGTGGCAGCGCGACGCGGCTGGCCGCAGGACCTGCCCCGCGATCCTCCCGCCTGGCTGTTGGCAGTGCATTTCTTGCGCCGCATGCTGCCATGGATTCTCTCTTTCGTGCTGGTATTGGGCATCGGTCAATTGCTGCCCCTTAGCTCCGGTCGTGTCCTGGTGCTGGTGGTGGCCTACGCCTGCCTTTTCGGCCGCGCGCTGTCGGTCGTGTTTGAAACTGTCATCGCCGTGTTCAGCCGGGGACATCGCTTTACGGCGGTGCTTTTACTTCAGCAGAAAGCATTGCGCTGGCTGTTCGTGATCGGCGCGCTGATCGCGCTGGGCGATGCCCTGAATTCAAGTCGCTTGATCGAAATGCTGGGGGCTGAGCTCGCTTCCTTGATTTCGGTGCTGGCGAATATGCTGGCGGCGCTGTTGAGTGGTCGTTTCATCCTCAAGTTCAAGCGTCCGATACGCCACTTGATCTGTAACCGGCCGTATCGCCAGCGTCGTGATACCGGTGCGGTAGTGGAATTGGTGCGCAGCCTGGGTGGGCTGTGGCATGTGCCGGCGTTACTGCTGGTGGGCGGGTCGCTGCTGGCGATCTTCATTACCGTGGGCGATGTGGGTACGGCCCTGGTGCGTTCGATCATATCCGCCGGCCTGCTGGTACTGGCACTGGTGGTGACCGGGTTGATCAGGCGCCATTCCGAGCGCCGGAGCAAGCGCCGTCATCGCCATCGCAGCAGCCAATATCGCAGGCGTCTGGAGCGCTTCGGTTATGTCCTGGGGCATATCGTCACCTGGGCCCTGTTTGGCGAATTCTTCATGCAGGTCTGGGGGGGCTCGTTGCTCGGGCTGGGTCAGCAGGGCGTGGCCAGTGCCCGTATCGGTCAGGCCCTGGTCAGCTTGAGCATCACCATATTGCTGGCCTGGCTGATCTGGATCTTCGCCGATACCGCTATCCAGCGTGCTCTGATCTCGTCGGCGCGTTCGCGTGGGCGGCGCGTCAATCAGGCGCGCGCTCAGACCATCACTCCGATGATCCGCAACGTGATCTTCGTCACCATCCTTATCATCGCCGGTATCGCGGGGCTGGCCAATCTCGGCGTGAACGTGACGCCACTGCTGGCGGGTGCCGGTGTCATCGGTCTGGCGATCGGTTTCGGCGCTCAGACGCTGGTGCAGGATTTGATCACCGGTATCTTCATCCTCATCGAGGATTCCCTGGCGGTAGATGACTTCGTTCAGATCAACGGCCACATGGGCACGGTGGAAGGCCTGACGCTACGCACCGTACGCTTGCGCGACCTGGACGGTATCGTGCATATCATTACCTTCAGCCGCATCGACTCGATCCACAACATGTCTCGGCAGTTCGGCATCGCCTTGATGCGAATCCGCATTCCACACGACATGCCGGTGGATGAGGCGATCAACATGATGCAGGAAACCGCCCAGGAGCTGCGCAAGGATCCGATGATGCGACACTACATCTGGTCGCCGCTCGAGATGCAGGGGATCGATCGCTTCGATGAGGGCGGGGCGATACTGCGGATGCGTTTTCGCACTGCTCCCGAAATGCAGTGGGATGTGGCTCGTGCCTTCAATCTGCTGCTCAAGCAGCGTATGGAAGCGCAGGGCGTCGACCTGGGCATACCGCGGTTGAGCGTGAGCATGGAAGGCCAGACCGGTGGCCCGCTGGAACCCGAGGCGAGCCAGGATACCGAGTTGGTACATCCGCAAGCGCCGCAAGGTGCCCCCAAGCCGACGGTTCAGGAAAAGCGCCGCGATGTGCGTCATTTCGAAGAGCGAGGCAGCGCATCCAACCCTAATACCCATGCCAAGGAAGAAACCGTCGACAAGCGGGCGGGGCGGTCCAGGGCGAAAGCCAGCGTGGCGTTAAAGCGTCCCCAGGCGCATGCCAAGCGCGAATCCCACGCCGAGTCCTATGCCGGCTCCGATGGCAATCAGGGCGATGAATGACCAGGAACCACGCCAGAGCCGCCAGCGGTTGTAGAGCGAGACGGCGTGGCTGACCCGATCGACCAGCTCGTCATGACGAGAGATAGCGTTGTCGGGCGGCAAGGAGAAGTCGTTTGCTACATTGCCCTGCCAGTGCGCCCCGTGGCTCAATCCCAGGCGGGCGCGCAATCTGCCGATATCGCTCAACGTCGCGTGCAGCCTGTCGTATTCGGCGCGCCTTTCGGGCTCCTGGAGAACCGCTTCGCCATCCTGCTTCAAGGCGCTGTTCTGGCACCGGCTCAAGGCCTGGCCGATAGCCGCCTCGTCGGCGTCGGGGGCTAGCGCCAGTCGCTGGTACAGGTCACGCATGCCAGCCTCCCTTCAAGGGATAATGAGCGTATTTCATGGATGTTGGGCTTCGCATCGTCTCAATACATTTCCATGAGGTAATCATAGGCCTTCTTGATCTTCTGGAAACGTAGCGAGGCTTGCGCTGCCAGCTGTTCGCTTTCGGAGAAGAAGCGGTCGGGATGGTGCAGTTGCGCCATGCGCCGATAGGCCTGGCGCACTTCGCCACGACTGGCACCGGGGGGCAAGCCCAGGATCGAGAGGGCGCGCGTCCTGCGGTCTCCCGGGGGTGGCGTATAGGCGCTCTCGTGTTGGCGGTGGCGCTGCTCCTGGCGTTCGCGTTCGTAACGTGCGCGTTCGCGACGTTCACGCTCCTGCCGCTCCTTGCGGGCTTGTTCCTGTTGTTCTTTTTCTTGCTGCTCTTTTTGTGCTTTTTCCTGCTGTGCCCGTTGCTTTTTTTCGGCCTTCTCCCGGCGCGCTTCTTCCTTGCGTGCTTGGCGCTCTTGTCCAGGGGATTCGTCTGCGGGTTTTTCGGAGCGGCGCGATGGCTGCGGGCGGGTCTGCCAGTAGGCCTCACGGCTCAAGTCATCCGGGGTGCTCATGGGGGCACCGGCCAGTTCCTGGAACAGGGTCTGGAAAGTGCCCGGGGCTATACTGAGCAGGTCGGCAAGAAAGCGCAGGATATAGTGGTTGGGCTGGGATAGTTCGCCGTTATCGGTGGCCAGGGTAATGGCCTGGTGCATGACACTGAGGCCGCGCTGCGGCGAACACTCCTTGCGCAGAACTTCAGCCGCGAGTTGAATGGCCTGGAGATCCTGGGCATGGGCGATCTGCAGCACCGGCCCCAATTCATGGCCGTGGCGGAACGAGGCGGTAACCTGAGCCAGGCGCCGGCGTCGCTGGCCTTCGGAGATATGGGCGCGGTTGACCAGTACCCAGGCCAGTAGCAGCAAGGCCGCCGTGTCCATCTGGTTGCGGCTTTTCAACAGCAGAAGCTCGAATGGTGAAAAGCGGGCAATGGACATTCCCAGGCTCCAGCGGGCGTAATCGAAGTAAGTTTTCGCTAAATGGCGGCCAAAGCGTCTTCAACCGGGGGCGGATAAGACACCGGGAACACGTCGCCACGGCCAGCTTTATTGAACATGGTATAACATCAAGTCATCCAAGGGAGTAGGAGATTGGTCAGGTGATCACGCTAGAGCGCAAGAACAGCTTTCAATTGCGCTTGGCGCGGACGCTGAAGGAGGAGACTTCCCATCATCTGGATGTGTACCTGTTCGTCCCCGGCGAACTCGGCTTGAGTACCCATCTGATCTCGGAAGAGGCGCTTTATCATTCCGCAGTACACGCCAAGCGCACCTATTACAGCGATACACACCATCTGCCCTTGGTCTTGAGCCGCCTTTCACGGCGCAACCGGCTGGGTAGCGATTATTACCGCCTCAATCTGAGCCTGTATGCCTACCAGTATGTGGTGGCCATGGAGCGTTATACCGAGGAACTGCTGACCCAGGCGCGCAAGATGCGCAGCACGCAAGGGGAAGCGGCGCCGAGCAGCGCCCGGAAGGAGGGTGAGGCAGCGTTTCCCGGCGCTGACCTGGTGCGGCAGATGGAGGAGGCCGGCGAGCTCAGCGATGGGATACTCAAGCGCCTGCGTCGCAACCGGCCCGATGACGAGAGCCTGCACAAGTATTTCATCAATATCGATAATTACCTCTCCTGGTTTACCGAGCAACGACTGCTCGCCCTGGTGGCACACATGCCTCGTGGTCGTGAGTACCAGGACGTCAGGCGGCGGTTTATCGACACCTGTCACCGGGAGAGCGCCTATCGCAGCGAGCATCGCTACAACGCCGAACGCGTGGTCAACGACCCCACGCGGATGTCCAACAAGATGCGGCTGCTGCGACGCCTGATCGAATATCCCATTACCTTGAAACAGCGCTCCCAGGAGCTGGGTGGCGGTGAGCAGAAAGCGGTCAAGGCGTTGGCGACGGCGGTGGTCATGATGTTCGTTTCTTTCAGCATTCTGCGCTTGCGGGTGGCCCTGGGCGATATCACCGCCTTGTTCGTGTTGGCGATGGCGGTGCTTTACGCCATGCGCGAGGTGTTCAAGGACGATTTGCGCAATACCTTGTGGCGACTGCTGCGCAAGGGTCGCCCCAAGTGGCGGCGTCAATACCTGGACGCCACCAGCAACACCCTGGTGGGGCGCCAGCTCGAATGGTTCGACTACAAGCGCTTCACCTCGCTGGATGAAGAGATCCAGCGGGTGCGCAAGCGAAACGTCGCGCAACGCGAAGAGGTCGTGGTGCATTATCGTTCCAGCTCGCGCATGTCACCCACGCGTTTTTTGAGTGGTTACGAGCATACGCGGGAAACATTGACTCTCGACATGGCCATGCTGACCCGCTTGATGAGCAAGGGAAAACATCACGTCTACCGCCTCAAGGAGGGGCAAGCCGTGCGCGAAAGCGTGGAACGGCGTCACCTGTTCAATCTGGTGGTGCGAGAAACCGGCAGTGGGGAAACCACCTTGATTGCGCGCTGGAAAGTGGTGGTGAGCCGCTCGGGCATCGTCGATGTGGAAAAAGTTCATGAAGAGGGTGGATGATGAAACGTCAACAGACTCCTCATGAGCTGTATCAAATAAGGCTTCTTTCCGAGGCGCTACAGTGACATCGCGACAAGTGACATTCCCAACTAGAATCACAAGGGAAGGTTCTCTCTTCATGAGTGGCGCTTGATTCACGCCCAGTCTTTGATAATCGCTGAACGCCACTGCAAGTCAGGAACGAGGTAATACCATGCAAGCAAACGATGTCATGACCCAGAACGTGATTACGGTTGAGCCGGATACCCAAGTACGAGACATCGCCCGGCTGTTGTTGGAAAACCGGATCAGTGCAGTGCCGGTCGTCAATGCCGAAGGCCGGGTGCTGGGTATTGTCAGTGAAGGAGACTTGATGCGCCGGGTGGAGAATGGCACCGATCAACACAAATCCTGGTGGCTGAAATCCATTTTTGCCGGGGCCAACGACGCCGGTTCCTACGTCAAGTCTCATGGTCGCAAGGCGAGCGAGATCATGACTCCGAATCCCTTGACCATCGAGGAAACCATGGACCTGGGAGACGTGGCTCGGTTGCTCGAAAAACACCATATCAAGCGTGTGCCGGTGGTGCGTGAGCACAAGCTGGTGGGGATCGTGAGTCGAGCCAATCTGTTGCAGGGGCTGGCCTCGGCCGGTCCTCAGCCCTCCGAGTCGCCGGCGGATGACCGCGCCATTCGCGACACCATCATCAGGGAAATCGAAGACAAGGCCGGTGTGCGCATCGGCGGCATCAATGTCGTGGTGGAAAACGGCAACGTCGAGCTCTGGGGGCTGGTCGATGCCAAGGAGCAGCGTATGGCGGCACAGGTCGCCGCTGAAAATACCAATGGGGTAAAAAGAGTGGAAAACAACCTGAACTTGGCACCCAGAGGGGTCGGCGGGTTCTGATCCATCCTTACTGAGCCATTGGACACCGCTGGGCGAACGCCCAGCGGTGTGGTGTCGATCAGCTCGTAGTGGTCTGCTCGATAGCCCGCTCCAGGGCGGCGACGCTGCGTTCGGCATCGTGCAGCTTTTCCAGGCCGAACAGGCCGACACGGAAGGTCTGGAAGTCCTCGCCTTCATCGCACATCAACGGCACGCCCCCCGCCACCTGCACACCGGCCTCGGCCAGCTTGGCCACTATCGCCTTGTCTTCGCTGTAACTCACGATCACGCCCGGGGCCTCGAAGCCGGGGGCGGCGACGCTCTTGAACCCATGCTGCTTGAGCATGGCACGCGCCTGCTTGCCGAGGGTGATCTGCTCCTGCTTGACCTTGTCGAAACCGTAGTCGCGGGTCTCCAGCATGATATCGCGCAGCCTGCGCAGGCTGTCGGTGGGCATGGTGGCGTGGTAGGCATGGCCGCCGTTCTCATACGCCTGCATGATGTCGTGCCATTTGCGCAAGTCGCAGGCAAAGCTGGAGCTGGTGGTCTCGACGAGCCTGGTGCCGGCACGCTCGGAAAGCATCACCATGGCGCAGCAGGGTGGGCCGCTCCAGCCTTTCTGCGGCGCGCTGACCAGCACATCGATGCCCAGTGCCTGCATATCCACCCAGAGCGTTCCGGCGGCGATGGCATCGACCACCAGCAGGCCGCCGATGTCGTGGGTGGCGTCAGCCAGCTGCTGGATATAGGTATCGGGCAGCAACAAGCCGGCGGAGGTCTCTACCTGTGGGGCGAAGACCACCGCGGGTTTTTCCTCGCGGATTTTTGCTACGGCTTCCTTGATAGGCACCGGCACGAAGGCGGAATGAGCATTTTCGGCATCGATACGCCGGGCTTTCAGCACCGTCTGCTGTTCGCTGATCCTGCCCATGTCGAGAATTTGCGTCCAGCGGTAGCTGAACCAGCCGTTGCGGATCACCAGGGTTTTCTGGTCGGTGGCGAACTGGCGCGCCACCGCTTCCATGCCGAAGGTGCCGCTGCCCGGCACGATCACCGCCGCATGGGCGTGGTAGACCTCTTTCAAGGTGGCGGAGATATCCCGCATTACGCCCTGAAACTGTTGCGACATATGATTGAGCGAGCGGTCGGTATAGACCACCGAATATTCCAGCAACCCTTGCGGGTCGACGTCGGGAAGCAGGCCTGGCATGGCATTCTCCTGGTTTGCGAACGGGTGACTCCCCGCTTGGGGAAAGGCTTCTGGCCGACCGCCGACGGCAGCCAGGAGCACACGGATGGCCACGAGGATAAAAGCATTCCCGTGGCCAAGCCAGACCCAAGCCGAACAAGAGGTGTGATTTATGACGAGAGCGGAGAGGATCTGCCGACATTCTCCGGGCCGAAGGCATCGGGGAGCAGCGTTTCCATGGTGTATTGCTTGAGCAGTTCGCCGCTGCCCGAGAGTACCTTGATGGCAATATCCGGCAGGGCGAACTCACGGATACGCTGGCGGCAATCGCCGCAAGGCGTGCAAAGATGCTCCCCCGGTCCCATGACGTAGACACCGCGCAGCGCCCGGTGCCCGGCGCTGACCATGGCGGCGATCGCCGAGGCTTCGGCGCACAGGCCCTTGTAGTGGGCGACTTCGACGTTGCAACCGGCGAACAGCTCGCCGTTTTGCGTTTCCGCCACAGCGGCGACCGGATGCGCGGAGTAGGGGACATAAGCGCGCTCACGCACCTCGATCAACTGCTTTACGATGGCGGCGGGTACGCTTGCCTCTTCACGTTGACCTGACTGTAGTGATTCATCCATGCCTGGCTCCTTCATGCCTGGTCGGCGTCGTCGCGCAGCACCGTCTCCAGGGCAATCTGCATCATGTCGTCGAACGACGTCTGACGCTCGGCGCTGGAGAGCGAATCGCCCTTGAGGATATGGTCGGAGACGGTGCAGATGGTCAGCGCCCGGGCGCCGAATTCCGCCGCTACGCCATAGAGTCCGGCGGCTTCCATCTCCACACCGACGATACCGTAGCGCTTGAGCAGTTCGGCCATGTCGGCTTGCGGGTTGTAGAACAGGTCTGCCGAGAACAGGTTGCCCACCTTGACCGCAACGCCCTTGGCCTTGGCCGCCCCCACCGCATGCTGGGTCAGCGCGAAATCGGCGATCGCCGCGAAATCGTGGTCGTTGAAGCGCATCCGGTTGACCTTGGAGTCGGTGCTGGCGCCGAGGCCGATCACCACATCGCGCAGCTGCACGTCGTCACGAACCGCACCGCAGGAACCCACGCGGATGAGTGTCTTGACGTCGTAATCGGTGATCAGCTCCTTGGCGTAGATGGACACCGAGGGAATGCCCATGCCGTGGCCCATCACCGAAATCTCGCGACCCTGGTAGCGGCCGGTGTAGCCGTACATGCTGCGCACGCCGTTGACCTGGCGCACGTCGCTCAGGTAGGTCTCGGCAATGTACTTGGCGCGCAGCGGGTCGCCGGGCATGAGCACGGTGTCGGCGAAATCGCCGCGGGCGGCTTCAATATGGGGCGTGGCCATCAGTGGGCTCCTGTGGAGGCGGTCGGGTCATCGGCGGCGCTGGGGTGCGACGGGTCGTGGGAGAGAAAGCTGGTACCGTCGGCCATGGGCTCGAGATCGAAATACTCCGCCAGGCTCTGGCCGATATCGGCAAAAGTGCCGCGCTCCCCCAGCGAACCGGGAGCGAGACCGGCACCGGACACGAGTACTGGAATGTACTCCCGGGTGTGTTCGGTTCCCGGCCAGGTCGGGTCGCAGCCGTGGTCGGCGGTGAGAATCAGCAGGTCGCTGGGTTTCAAGCGTGTGAGCAGCTCGGGCAGGCGAGCATCGAAGGCTTCCAGGGCGGCGGCGTAACCCGCCACATCGCGGCGATGGCCATAGACCGAATCGAAATCGACGAAATTGGTCATGATGATGCTGCGCGCACCGGTATGGTCGAGTTCGTCCAGGGTGGCATCGAACAGGGCATCGTGACCGCTGGCCTTGATCTTGCGCGAAATCCCGCAGTGGGCGTAGATATCGGCGATCTTGCCGATGGATACCACCTTGCCTCCGGCCTCGCACAGCTTCTGCAGTACGGTGGGCGAGGGCGGCTCGACGCTGTAGTCGCGGCGGTTGCCGGTGCGGGCGTAGGTGGCGGCACTTTCGCCGACGAACGGCCGCGCGATCACCCGGCCGATATTGTAGGGTTCGAGCAGGCGGCGCACGGTTTCGCATAGCTGGTACAGCCGCTCCAGGCCGAAGTGCTCTTCATGGGCGGCGATCTGGAAGACGGAATCCGCCGAGGTGTAGACGATCGGCTTGCCGCTGCGCACATGCTCATCGCCCAACCGCGTGATGATCTCGGTACCGGAGGCATGACAATTGCCGATGACGCCGGGCAACTGCGCTTCCTCGACGATGGCGTCGAGCAGCTCGACCGGAAAGCTCTCCTGCTTGTCGAGAAAATAGCCCCAGTCGAAGCGTACCGGCACCCCGGCGATTTCCCAGTGGCCCGAGGGCGTGTCCTTGCCCGAGGAGATTTCCCGGGCATAGGCATAGGCACCCTCCACCCGGGCCGGCTCCTCGACTCCTTCGGCGAAGTGGCCGGTGCTGTCGCGGTGGGCATGGAACAGGCCCAGCCGTCCCATGTTGGGCAACTTGAGGGAGCCGGAACGGGCGTTGGGGCCGTCGGTCACATCCGCATCGCCACGGGCGCAGGCGGCGGCGATATGGCCCAGGGTATCGGCACCGGCATCGCCGAACGCATCGGCATCCGGGGCGCTGCCGATACCGAAGGAATCCAGTACGAGTACGATGGCGCGAGTCATGCGGTTTCTCCTCGATATCTCTCCTGAATCAATGTTTCCGACGCCACTGCTTCCGCCTGGGAGGTGGGATCACCGATGCTGACGGCGGCGCGAAGCTGTTCGGCGGCACGCTGGGCGGCGGCTTCGTCGCGGGCGTGAACCATGGCCAGTGGACGCTGGTTATCGGTCTGCTCGCCAATGGCGGCGATTTCGCTCAGGCCGACGCTATGGTCGATAGTGGCGTCGTTGCGTAGCCGGCCGCCACCCAGCTCCACCACGGTCATGCCGACGGCGCGAGTATCGATGCGTTGCACCTTGCCCGCCTGCTGGGGGTAGACCGCAAGCGTGACCGGGGCCTGGGGCAGGTAGTGCTCAAAGCGTTCGAGGAAATCGCGGGGTCCACCCAGTTCGCTGACCATGCGGGCGAAGACCTCGGCGGCAGCCCCCGAGGCGAGGGCGCGGTCGAGCTTTTCGAGCGCCTGTTCGCGGGTGGCGGCAAGCGTACCCGCCAGCAGCATCTCCACCGCCAGCTCGCGAGTCACCTGCATGATACGGCTTTGTGGGCGTTCGCCGCGCAGCAGCGCCAAGGATTCGACGATCTCCACGGCATTGCCTGCGCAGGGTGCCAGTGGCTGGCTCATGTCGGTCAGCAGGGCGGTGGTCGGCGTGCCGGCGCGGCTGGCGACATTGGCGATGCTCCTGGCCAGCTCACGGGATTTTTCCGCGGTTGGCATGAAGGCGCCGCTGCCGACTTTTACATCCATCACCAGGGCGTCGAGGCCGGATGCAAGCTTCTTGCCCAGTATCGAGGCGGTAATCAGCGGAATCGACTCCACCGTGGCGGTGACGTCGCGCACGCCGTAGATGCGTTTGTCCGCCGGGGCGAGATC
It encodes the following:
- the deoA gene encoding thymidine phosphorylase, whose amino-acid sequence is MLPQELIRRKRDGGELAADDIREFIQGIADDRIGDSQIGAFTMAVYLNGMSDAEVVALTTATRDSGHVMRWDDLDLPSPVVDKHSTGGVGDLVSLVLGPWVAACGAFVPMISGRGLGHTGGTLDKFESIPGYDPYPAPERFRRVVKDTGVAIIGQTADLAPADKRIYGVRDVTATVESIPLITASILGKKLASGLDALVMDVKVGSGAFMPTAEKSRELARSIANVASRAGTPTTALLTDMSQPLAPCAGNAVEIVESLALLRGERPQSRIMQVTRELAVEMLLAGTLAATREQALEKLDRALASGAAAEVFARMVSELGGPRDFLERFEHYLPQAPVTLAVYPQQAGKVQRIDTRAVGMTVVELGGGRLRNDATIDHSVGLSEIAAIGEQTDNQRPLAMVHARDEAAAQRAAEQLRAAVSIGDPTSQAEAVASETLIQERYRGETA